Proteins from a single region of Hermetia illucens chromosome 3, iHerIll2.2.curated.20191125, whole genome shotgun sequence:
- the LOC119652634 gene encoding FAST kinase domain-containing protein 1, mitochondrial isoform X2 has product MRSNEKGSTMRVTIRALEFDSFLNQLQPLIHKMNFDELTCSLLYLQKIGVDSSHKTMQELLCHTANSIKEGTSNIPLSALSRFAVAVNTNGDIFTPLVSKEIVPHIIEHLNACSEVDEMRLLTICLQHLNQLVTKDMFTLYKQKLEELLKNGKITKDDVRCILKFINFLNIPCWSQENTALVSSLLLLLKDTFSDMSAKELEIVFRVLQSQLEPASLIPDLKEASGRLFERCPTIETLDFVIRFLQPKKRHKMIATVEQIISNESLTSAQLPRAFRILRSLKISNIKLCNKYWRLVLDEIRKSPHEREFHRLSRHSHRYMYFNNNLGGTYHNREFEHAVCELMLEDIEQGLSGLVPSRFAKAASFIIAYGGNIRSSEEIPAVIMDKMEAMSKQFSILDCLQLSRGLQIAFEMRFRHSISTEVAPKLNQISNILIECAERHLQEDLNLQDLNHVVRSFINSRVPRKTYLFQNLMDRYRGSIKFLNSRIIRDLTFNLNATNYVIPEICESILQYVYDNRNYVTGDTVEKVLTCCYSIGYMPQNLEVLHWCDEIIKRDFKFMNSLSIVQSCLALCYFKSLSEQLIHQVFTIDFIQQVEDEIKMCYSKETYPERILNQVMQLNRAVCLDYPEARVPWFQQNYIEAQLSKKANIQSKFYTDIRRLLTFVVDDERLLKCNHITPYGYRIDFVVHLNRSNKFIPPPKDSKVIDKISKVAILLQKLDSFCENKLTAMKGSELLKLRHLEILGYKVVHINFNDWNSMYMNMPGAKVEYLKNLLQIQ; this is encoded by the exons ATGCGATCCAACGAAAAAGGCTCTACTATGAGAGTCACAATTCGTGCACTGGAGTTTGACTCGTTCCTTAATCAACTACAGCCCCTTATTCATAAGAtgaattttgatgaactgaCCTGCAGTCTACTATATCTTCAGAAGATCGGTGTCGATTCTAGTCACAAAACAATGCAAGAGCTCCTATGTCACACAGCAAATTCAATAAAAGAAG GTACCTCCAATATTCCCCTATCCGCCCTGTCACGATTCGCCGTGGCCGTCAATACGAATGGTGACATCTTCACTCCGCTTGTAAGCAAAGAAATAGTGCCTCACATAATAGAGCATTTGAATGCTTGCTCTGAAGTGGACGAGATGCGGCTGCTAACGATTTGCCTGCAGCACTTGAACCAACTAGTCACGAAGGATATGTTTACTTTGTACAAGCAAAAGCTGGAGGAGCTAttgaaaaatggcaaaattacCAAAGACGATGTGAgatgcatattgaaatttattaatttcctGAATATTCCGTGCTGGTCCCAAGAGAACACGGCGTTAGTTAGTTCCTTACTTCTGTTGTTGAAGGACACATTTTCAGATATGTCAGCGAAGGAATTAGAGATAGTTTTTCGG GTCCTACAAAGCCAACTAGAACCAGCCTCTCTGATACCCGACCTCAAAGAGGCATCTGGAAGGCTTTTCGAGCGATGCCCAACCATTGAAACCCTTGATTTTGTGATACGTTTCCTACAACCCAAGAAGCGACATAAAATGATCGCCACTGTAGAACAaattatatcaaatgaaagccttACTTCCGCTCAGCTTCCTCGAGCCTTCCGAATCCTGCGCTCTCTGAAGATATCCAACATCAAACTCTGTAATAAATATTGGCGCCTAGTTTTGGATGAAATTCGGAAAAGCCCCCACGAAAGAGAGTTCCATCGATTGTCGCGACATTCCCATCGCTACATGTATTTCAACAATAATTTAGGTGGGACGTATCACAATAGAGAATTTGAACATGCCGTGTGCGAGTTAATGCTGGAGGATATTGAGCAAGGTCTGAGCGGACTTGTACCAAGCCGGTTTGCGAAAGCAGCTTCGTTTATTATTGCTTATGGTGGTAACATCAGGTCGAGTGAGGAAATCCCTGCGGTAATAATGGACAAGATGGAAGCAATGTCGAAGCAGTTTTCCATCCTTGATTGTTTGCAATTGTCCCGAGGTTTGCAGATTGCTTTTGAGATGAGATTTCGGCACAGTATATCGACAGAAGTTGCTCCCAAATTGAATCAAATCAGCAATATTTTGATCGAATGTGCTGAGAGACATTTGCAGGAGGATCTGAACCTGCAGGATTTGAATCATGTAGTCCGTTCGTTTATCAATTCTAGAG TCCCTCGCAAGACATATTTATTCCAAAACCTTATGGATCGATATAGAGGCTCAATCAAATTTCTAAATTCACGAATTATTCGGGATTTAACTTTCAATTTGAATGCAACGAACTATGTGATACCAGAAATTTGCGAGAGTATCCTTCAGTACGTTTATGACAATCGAAATTATGTCACTGGGGACACTGTGGAGAAAGTGTTAACTTGCTGTTATTCGATAGGATATATgccacaaaatttggaagtacTGCATTGGTGTGATGAAATTATTAAAAG GGATTTCAAATTTATGAATAGTTTGTCAATAGTCCAATCATGCCTGGCGCTTTGTTACTTCAAGTCTCTGTCAGAACAGTTGATTCATCaagttttcaccatagatttcatCCAGCAAGTTGAAGACGAAATCAAGATGTGTTATTCGAAG GAAACATATCCAGAACGTATCCTCAACCAAGTGATGCAACTGAATCGGGCTGTCTGCTTAGATTACCCGGAGGCTCGGGTTCCATGGTTCCAGCAGAATTACATCGAGGCCCAACTGTCTAAGA AGGCCAACATCCAATCGAAATTTTATACAGATATTAGGAGGCTTCTGACGTTTGTTGTGGATGATGAAAGGCTCTTGAAGTGTAATCATATTACACCTTACGGTTATCGG ATTGACTTCGTAGTTCATCTCAATCGGAGCAACAAATTCATACCTCCTCCGAAGGATAGTAAAGTGATTGATAAAATTTCGAA AGTTGCAATCCTACTTCAGAAGCTGGACTCGTTTTGCGAGAACAAGTTGACTGCAATGAAAGGAAGTGAACTATTAAAGTTACGTCATTTAGAAATTTTAGGATATAAAGTAGTGCACATAAACTTTAACGACTGGAATTCAATGTACATGAACATGCCTGGGGCTAAAGTAGAGTACTTAAAGAATCTGTTACAAATTCAGTAG
- the LOC119652634 gene encoding FAST kinase domain-containing protein 1, mitochondrial isoform X1 produces MFPRNLIRICNRLAVIASSHITPSACCESLGSVSARNVSLMTRIRPPMVTTGSSRSLQFPKQLSSTVNNDEQESTADCEDELMEDLEQDVVESGSRQFNLKDLLYSGTEDEIILRLNECAGPDELFQLYKECGDRFNEQHATQFIILLWSFMRSNEKGSTMRVTIRALEFDSFLNQLQPLIHKMNFDELTCSLLYLQKIGVDSSHKTMQELLCHTANSIKEGTSNIPLSALSRFAVAVNTNGDIFTPLVSKEIVPHIIEHLNACSEVDEMRLLTICLQHLNQLVTKDMFTLYKQKLEELLKNGKITKDDVRCILKFINFLNIPCWSQENTALVSSLLLLLKDTFSDMSAKELEIVFRVLQSQLEPASLIPDLKEASGRLFERCPTIETLDFVIRFLQPKKRHKMIATVEQIISNESLTSAQLPRAFRILRSLKISNIKLCNKYWRLVLDEIRKSPHEREFHRLSRHSHRYMYFNNNLGGTYHNREFEHAVCELMLEDIEQGLSGLVPSRFAKAASFIIAYGGNIRSSEEIPAVIMDKMEAMSKQFSILDCLQLSRGLQIAFEMRFRHSISTEVAPKLNQISNILIECAERHLQEDLNLQDLNHVVRSFINSRVPRKTYLFQNLMDRYRGSIKFLNSRIIRDLTFNLNATNYVIPEICESILQYVYDNRNYVTGDTVEKVLTCCYSIGYMPQNLEVLHWCDEIIKRDFKFMNSLSIVQSCLALCYFKSLSEQLIHQVFTIDFIQQVEDEIKMCYSKETYPERILNQVMQLNRAVCLDYPEARVPWFQQNYIEAQLSKKANIQSKFYTDIRRLLTFVVDDERLLKCNHITPYGYRIDFVVHLNRSNKFIPPPKDSKVIDKISKVAILLQKLDSFCENKLTAMKGSELLKLRHLEILGYKVVHINFNDWNSMYMNMPGAKVEYLKNLLQIQ; encoded by the exons ATGTTTCCACGTAACTTGATCAGGATATGCAATCGCCTGGCAGTCATTGCCTCTAGTCATATAACACCCAGTGCTTGTTGTGAAAGTTTGGGATCAGTATCCGCAAGGAATGTTAGTTTGATGACTAGAATTCGTCCACCAATGGTGACAACAGGATCTTCAAGGTCCTTACAGTTTCCTAAGCAGTTGTCTAGTACAGTAAATAACGATGAACAGGAAAGTACTGCGGATTGTGAGGATGAACTGATGGAGGACTTGGAACAGGATGTTGTGGAGAGCGGAAGCAGACAGTTCAATTTGAAGGATCTACTGTACTCAGGGACGGAGGATGAAATAATTTTGCGGTTGAATGAATGTGCAGGTCCAGATGAG tTATTCCAACTATATAAAGAGTGCGGCGATCGCTTCAACGAGCAACATGCGACTCAGTTCATAATCCTCTTATGGTCATTCATGCGATCCAACGAAAAAGGCTCTACTATGAGAGTCACAATTCGTGCACTGGAGTTTGACTCGTTCCTTAATCAACTACAGCCCCTTATTCATAAGAtgaattttgatgaactgaCCTGCAGTCTACTATATCTTCAGAAGATCGGTGTCGATTCTAGTCACAAAACAATGCAAGAGCTCCTATGTCACACAGCAAATTCAATAAAAGAAG GTACCTCCAATATTCCCCTATCCGCCCTGTCACGATTCGCCGTGGCCGTCAATACGAATGGTGACATCTTCACTCCGCTTGTAAGCAAAGAAATAGTGCCTCACATAATAGAGCATTTGAATGCTTGCTCTGAAGTGGACGAGATGCGGCTGCTAACGATTTGCCTGCAGCACTTGAACCAACTAGTCACGAAGGATATGTTTACTTTGTACAAGCAAAAGCTGGAGGAGCTAttgaaaaatggcaaaattacCAAAGACGATGTGAgatgcatattgaaatttattaatttcctGAATATTCCGTGCTGGTCCCAAGAGAACACGGCGTTAGTTAGTTCCTTACTTCTGTTGTTGAAGGACACATTTTCAGATATGTCAGCGAAGGAATTAGAGATAGTTTTTCGG GTCCTACAAAGCCAACTAGAACCAGCCTCTCTGATACCCGACCTCAAAGAGGCATCTGGAAGGCTTTTCGAGCGATGCCCAACCATTGAAACCCTTGATTTTGTGATACGTTTCCTACAACCCAAGAAGCGACATAAAATGATCGCCACTGTAGAACAaattatatcaaatgaaagccttACTTCCGCTCAGCTTCCTCGAGCCTTCCGAATCCTGCGCTCTCTGAAGATATCCAACATCAAACTCTGTAATAAATATTGGCGCCTAGTTTTGGATGAAATTCGGAAAAGCCCCCACGAAAGAGAGTTCCATCGATTGTCGCGACATTCCCATCGCTACATGTATTTCAACAATAATTTAGGTGGGACGTATCACAATAGAGAATTTGAACATGCCGTGTGCGAGTTAATGCTGGAGGATATTGAGCAAGGTCTGAGCGGACTTGTACCAAGCCGGTTTGCGAAAGCAGCTTCGTTTATTATTGCTTATGGTGGTAACATCAGGTCGAGTGAGGAAATCCCTGCGGTAATAATGGACAAGATGGAAGCAATGTCGAAGCAGTTTTCCATCCTTGATTGTTTGCAATTGTCCCGAGGTTTGCAGATTGCTTTTGAGATGAGATTTCGGCACAGTATATCGACAGAAGTTGCTCCCAAATTGAATCAAATCAGCAATATTTTGATCGAATGTGCTGAGAGACATTTGCAGGAGGATCTGAACCTGCAGGATTTGAATCATGTAGTCCGTTCGTTTATCAATTCTAGAG TCCCTCGCAAGACATATTTATTCCAAAACCTTATGGATCGATATAGAGGCTCAATCAAATTTCTAAATTCACGAATTATTCGGGATTTAACTTTCAATTTGAATGCAACGAACTATGTGATACCAGAAATTTGCGAGAGTATCCTTCAGTACGTTTATGACAATCGAAATTATGTCACTGGGGACACTGTGGAGAAAGTGTTAACTTGCTGTTATTCGATAGGATATATgccacaaaatttggaagtacTGCATTGGTGTGATGAAATTATTAAAAG GGATTTCAAATTTATGAATAGTTTGTCAATAGTCCAATCATGCCTGGCGCTTTGTTACTTCAAGTCTCTGTCAGAACAGTTGATTCATCaagttttcaccatagatttcatCCAGCAAGTTGAAGACGAAATCAAGATGTGTTATTCGAAG GAAACATATCCAGAACGTATCCTCAACCAAGTGATGCAACTGAATCGGGCTGTCTGCTTAGATTACCCGGAGGCTCGGGTTCCATGGTTCCAGCAGAATTACATCGAGGCCCAACTGTCTAAGA AGGCCAACATCCAATCGAAATTTTATACAGATATTAGGAGGCTTCTGACGTTTGTTGTGGATGATGAAAGGCTCTTGAAGTGTAATCATATTACACCTTACGGTTATCGG ATTGACTTCGTAGTTCATCTCAATCGGAGCAACAAATTCATACCTCCTCCGAAGGATAGTAAAGTGATTGATAAAATTTCGAA AGTTGCAATCCTACTTCAGAAGCTGGACTCGTTTTGCGAGAACAAGTTGACTGCAATGAAAGGAAGTGAACTATTAAAGTTACGTCATTTAGAAATTTTAGGATATAAAGTAGTGCACATAAACTTTAACGACTGGAATTCAATGTACATGAACATGCCTGGGGCTAAAGTAGAGTACTTAAAGAATCTGTTACAAATTCAGTAG